The Streptococcus pantholopis genome has a segment encoding these proteins:
- a CDS encoding helix-turn-helix domain-containing protein, which translates to MIDKNIKLLRKKQNLSQERLAEKIGVSRQTVAKWEAGSSLPDVLSCAKLAECFDVSMEDLLHLDPALLALPQQKGKYIFGSVTVQKDGSVSLPARARKQFAIKPGDDLLLIGDTDRGLALVNVDFFLEGYQSLKAKNNK; encoded by the coding sequence ATGATTGACAAAAATATAAAACTGCTGCGAAAAAAACAAAACCTGTCCCAGGAGCGTCTGGCAGAAAAAATCGGTGTTTCAAGACAGACAGTGGCCAAATGGGAAGCAGGAAGCAGCCTGCCTGATGTCCTCTCCTGCGCCAAATTGGCAGAATGCTTCGATGTCAGTATGGAAGATTTGTTGCATTTGGATCCTGCGCTTTTAGCTCTGCCTCAGCAAAAGGGGAAGTATATTTTTGGCAGCGTGACCGTCCAGAAGGATGGTTCTGTCTCTTTGCCGGCAAGAGCCAGAAAACAGTTTGCCATTAAGCCAGGCGACGATTTACTCCTAATTGGCGATACTGACAGAGGTTTAGCCTTAGTCAATGTTGATTTCTTTTTAGAAGGCTATCAGTCCCTCAAAGCTAAAAACAATAAATAA
- the rpsF gene encoding 30S ribosomal protein S6, whose product MAKYEILYIIRPNIEEEAKNALVARFDTILTDNGAVVAESKDWEKRRLAYEIQDFHEGLYHIVNLEANDAAALNEFDRLAKINDDILRHMVVKLDA is encoded by the coding sequence ATGGCTAAATACGAAATTCTTTATATTATTCGTCCAAACATTGAAGAAGAAGCTAAAAATGCTTTGGTAGCGCGTTTTGATACCATCTTAACAGACAACGGCGCTGTTGTTGCTGAATCAAAAGATTGGGAAAAACGCCGTCTGGCATATGAAATCCAAGATTTTCATGAAGGGCTTTACCATATCGTTAATCTTGAAGCGAATGACGCTGCTGCTCTTAATGAGTTTGACCGTCTGGCTAAAATTAATGATGACATTCTTCGCCATATGGTCGTTAAATTAGACGCTTAA